A stretch of the Aphis gossypii isolate Hap1 chromosome 2, ASM2018417v2, whole genome shotgun sequence genome encodes the following:
- the LOC114121046 gene encoding uncharacterized protein LOC114121046: MMEVNRKMDFLLQCYDEIKNTFELVNKYNDQVSVKYMKNVIRYENALKEMDNLKQENKKLEDYISEIKNYNEMIEKIIQENDCLQMVYEKNVSTISKLKEEMFNSNQVPFDKLLPLDLDNDFLGFDSVSVTASKSEMQIDPQYESYGSLYHKIQNDSTDFHNTVTFLFDAMKQTNLTIETEIDYLKSVTNQTTETVEVIKKLLNRILRNDQDAKQELIKKRCILGRIKLDSSCHLAVLKLELKSLGNRQKIKIPTYTYNNYSSWYLKKLNVQRLFRIWSNMIIKTVNMSIDKTNN, translated from the exons atgatggaAGTCAATAGAAAAATGGATTTTCTACTGCAGTGTTATGATGAAATAAAGAATACTTTTGAGttagtcaataaatataatgaccaAGTTTCTGttaaatacatgaaaaatgttattagatatgaaaatgcattaaaag AAATGGATAATctaaaacaagaaaataaaaaattagaagactatatttcagaaattaaaaattataatgaaatgatTGAGAAAATTATACAAGAAAATGACTGTTTACAAAtggtttatgaaaaaaatgtttctacaATATCCA aacttaAAGAAGAAATGTTCAACAGTAATCAAGTAccgtttgataaattattacccTTGGATCTAGATAATGACTTTTTGGGGTTTGATTCAGTTTCAGTAACAGCATCGAAATCT GAAATGCAAATAGATCCTCAATATGAATCATATGGAAGcctttatcataaaatacaaaacgatTCTACTGACTTCCATAACActgttacttttttatttgatgcAATGAAACAGACAAATTTGACAATTGAAACAGAAATAGATTATCTTAAGTCA GTTACCAATCAAACAACTGAAACAGtcgaagtaataaaaaaactattaaatagaattttgCGAAATGACCAAGATGCCAAACaagaa CTGATAAAAAAACGATGTATTTTGGGACGAATTAAACTGGATAGTTCTTGTCATTTGGCTGTATTAAAGTTGGAGTTGAAATCACTGGGAAAtcgtcaaaaaattaaaatacctacttacacatacaataattattcttctTGGTATTTGAAAAAACTTAACGTACAACGTTTATTTCGTATATGGAGCAATATGATCATCAAGACTGTTAATATGTCCATAGACAAAACTAACAactaa